The proteins below come from a single Pleuronectes platessa chromosome 3, fPlePla1.1, whole genome shotgun sequence genomic window:
- the LOC128430464 gene encoding mucin-5AC: MLLIILIQLLIVASANVQATTTVAPTTAAPTTVAPTTAAPTTNAGGVITTTAVAPTTMVAAHITTPAGATTTTTAAALTTTAAAPTTTPAGVITTTAAGAATTTTAAGSTTTTTTAIAPTTAAAGATTTTTAAGAATTTTAAGATTTTTAAGAATTTTTAAGASTTTTAAGAATTTTAAGAATTTTAAGATTTTTAAGAATTTTAAVATTTTAAGAATTTTAAGASTTTTAAGAATTTTAAGASTTTTAAGAATTTTAAGVATTTTAAGATTTTAAGAATTAAAGATTTTMAAGSATTTTAAGVATTTAAVATTTTAAVATTTTAAGASTTTTAAGAATTTTAAGATTTTAAGAATTTMAAAGVITTTAAATPTTAAAPTTTVAAPTTTAAGATTATGAAGVITTTAAATPTTAAEPTTTVAAPTTMAAGATTATTAAGVATTTTDAGAATTTTAAAGVISTTAAATPTTAAAPTTTVAVPTTTAAGATTATGAAGVITTTAAAPTTTVAAPTNTAAGVATTTTDAGAATTITTDAGATTTTAAGAAITTTAAAGVITTTAAAPITTAAAPTTTAAGTTSATAAAVVTTTTTNTAAHAGIVSVSSLVFCHFSVVLFMSLCTV, from the exons ATGCTCCTGATCATCCTGATTCAACTCCTGATCGTCG CATCAGCAAATGTCCAGGCAACCACaactgtagcacctacaactgcagcacccaccactgtagcacctacaactgcagcacccaccacgaATGCTGGTGGTGTCATCACCACCACGGCCGTAGCACCCACCACGATGGTTGCAGCACACATCACAACTCCTGCTggtgccaccaccaccacgactGCTGCAGCACTCACCACGACGGCCGCAGCACCCACCACAACTCCTGCTGGTGTCATCACCACGACGGCTGCTGgtgccgccaccaccaccacggctgctggttCCACTACCACTACCACGACTGCTATAGCACCCACCACGGCGGCTGCTGGtgccactaccaccaccacggctgctggtgccgccaccaccaccacggctgctggtgccactaccaccaccacggctgctggtgccgccaccaccaccaccacggctgctggggcctctaccaccaccacggctgcaggTGCCGcaaccaccaccacggctgctggtgccgccaccaccaccacggctgctggtgccaccaccaccaccacggctgctggtgccgccaccaccaccacggctgctgttgccaccaccaccacggctgctggtgccgccaccaccaccacggctgctggggcctctaccaccaccacggctgctggtgccgccaccaccaccacggcggCTGGGGCCTctaccaccaccacggctgctggtgcCGCAACCACCACCACGGCAGCTGGtgttgccaccaccaccacggctgctggtgccaccaccaccacggctgctggggcCGCCACCACGGCGGCTGCTGGTgccactaccaccaccatggcTGCTGgttccgccaccaccaccacggctgctggtgtcgccaccaccacggctgctgttgccaccaccaccacggctgctgttgccaccaccaccacggctgctggggcctctaccaccaccacggctgctggtgctgccaccaccaccacggcggctggtgccaccaccaccacggcagCTGgggccgccaccaccaccatggcggctgctggtgtcatcaccaccacggctgcagcaACCCCCACAActgctgcagcacccaccacgacggttgcagcacccaccaccacggctgctggggcCACTACCGCCACCGGGGCTGCTGGTGTcatcaccaccacggctgcagcaACCCCCACAACTGCTGCAGAACCCACCACGACGGTTGCAGCCCCCACCACCATGGCTGCTGGGgccaccaccgccaccacgGCAGCTGGTgtcgccaccaccaccacggacGCTGGGGCTGCCACCACCACAACGGCGGCTGCTGGTGTTATCAGCACCACGGCTGCAGCAACCCCCACAActgctgcagcacccaccacgacGGTTGCAGTacccaccaccacggctgctggggcCACTACCGCCACCGGGGCTGCTGGTGTcatcaccaccacggctgcagcacccaccacaaCTGTTGCAGCACCCACCAACACGGCAGCTGGTgtcgccaccaccaccacggacGCTGGGGccgccaccaccatcaccacggATGCTggtgccaccaccaccacggctgctggggcCGCCATCACCACAACGGCGGCTGCTGGTGTcatcaccaccacggctgcagcaCCCATCACAActgctgcagcacccaccacgacGGCTGCTGGGACCACCAGCGCAACAGCGGCTGCTGttgtcaccaccaccaccactaacaCTGCTGCACATGCTGGGATCGTATCTGTGAGCAGTCTGGTGTTCTGTCACTTCAGTGTTGTTCTCTTCATGTCCCTCTGTACCGTGTGA